In Mercurialis annua linkage group LG6, ddMerAnnu1.2, whole genome shotgun sequence, the following are encoded in one genomic region:
- the LOC126688056 gene encoding homeobox-leucine zipper protein HAT3 encodes MSNGDDDMSGLGLSLGLGCGVAENQNPNQNQMNQYPQTSLKLNLMPFPSFFAQINHHRTSLNDLFQSADRNTDTRSFQRVPDMNRMPQIVECEDEAGVSSPNSTISSLSGKRSEREQVGGCEEAEAERTSCSQGGSDDDDGGGAGDGDGDASRKKLRLSKEQSILLEETFKEHNTLNPKQKLALAKQLNLRPRQVEVWFQNRRARTKLKQTEVDCEYLKRCCENLTQENRRLQKEVQELRALKLSPQLYMHMNPPTTLTMCPSCERVAVSSTSAAAAVAATNRHPGNPQPQRPMPIKAWAALPIQQHRSMDSSASRS; translated from the exons ATGAGTAACGGAGACGATGATATGTCGGGTTTGGGTTTGAGTTTGGGTTTGGGTTGTGGTGTTGCTGAGAATCAGAATCCGAACCAGAACCAGATGAATCAGTATCCTCAGACTTCATTGAAGCTTAATCTCATGCCATTTCCGTCCTTCTTTGCTCAGATTAATCATCACCGGACTTCCTTGAATGATCTTTTTCAATCAGCTG ACAGGAACACTGATACGAGGTCGTTTCAGCGGGTGCCGGATATGAACCGTATGCCGCAAATCGTCGAATGCGAGGACGAAGCCGGCGTTTCGTCACCGAACAGTACTATTTCGAGTTTAAGCGGGAAGAGAAGTGAGAGGGAACAGGTCGGAGGTTGTGAGGAAGCTGAGGCGGAGAGAACGTCCTGCTCTCAAGGCGGAAGTGATGATGACGACGGCGGTGGCGCCGGAGACGGTGACGGAGATGCGTCTAGGAAGAAACTGAGGCTTTCGAAGGAACAGTCTATATTGCTTGAAGAGACTTTTAAGGAGCATAATACTCTCAATCCT AAACAGAAGCTGGCGTTAGCTAAGCAATTAAATCTCCGGCCAAGACAGGTGGAGGTCTGGTTTCAGAACAGAAGAGCCAG GACAAAGTTGAAGCAAACTGAAGTAGATTGTGAGTATTTGAAGAGATGCTGTGAGAATCTAACACAAGAAAACAGAAGGTTGCAGAAGGAGGTTCAGGAGCTTAGAGCATTGAAGCTCTCCCCACAGCTCTACATGCATATGAACCCTCCCACCACCCTTACCATGTGCCCTTCGTGCGAGCGCGTAGCCGTTTCATCAACGTCGGCTGCTGCTGCTGTAGCAGCGACAAACCGACATCCGGGGAATCCCCAACCCCAACGACCAATGCCCATTAAGGCTTGGGCAGCATTGCCTATTCAGCAGCATCGATCTATGGATAGTTCTGCTTCCCGATCCTAA
- the LOC126686015 gene encoding uncharacterized protein LOC126686015 isoform X2 yields MFSGQLTIDALVQMLARFKESPVQRERSIFECMIYNLFEEYMLFPKYPERQLKTAALLFGSVIQHQLVTDLNLGIALRGVLDALQKPPDSKMFVFGINALDQFLDRLIEWPQYCNHILQISHLRATHSNIVAFIELTLSRISSGHLESDVDNASTVHH; encoded by the exons ATGTTTTCTGGTCAGTTAACAATTGATGCTCTAGTTCAAATGCTTGCTCGATTCAAGGAATCACCTGTACAAAG GGAGCGGTCTATTTTTGAGTGCATGATTTACAATCTATTTGAGGAGTATATGCTCTTCCCCAAGTATCCTGAAAGACAATTAAAAACTGCTGCTCTTTTATTTG GTTCTGTTATCCAGCACCAGCTTGTAACTGATCTAAATCTTGGGATCGCACTACGTGGTGTTTTGGATGCACTACAGAAACCACCAGATTCCAAA ATGTTTGTCTTTGGGATCAATGCCTTGGATCAGTTTTTAGATCGCCTGATTGAGTGGCCACAATATTGCAATCATATCTTACAGATATCTCATTTGCGTGCAACTCATTCAAATATTGTTGCTTTCATCGAGCTGACACTTTCCAGGATCTCGTCTGGTCATTTGGAATCTGATGTAGACAATGCTTCCACTGTTCATCATTAA
- the LOC126688057 gene encoding actin-related protein 2/3 complex subunit 5A: protein MTAMAGGREEEFIEAENAEAIITRIEHKSRKIESLLKQFKTVEALKTALEGSPPNTRDERCKSANWIAVHRAIMAIKDVDGMFSSLDPEYYDILMKYLYRGLSTGDRPTCDQCLRIHEKLTEKAGLGCILRALADTVNTV, encoded by the exons atgaCAGCAATGGCAGGTGGGAGGGAAGAAGAATTCATAGAAGCCGAGAATGCAGAGGCAATAATTACAAGAATTGAACACAAATCTCGCAAGATCGAGAGCTTGCTTAAACAGTTTAAAACTGTCGAAGCTCTCAAAACCGCTCTTGAAGGATCCCCTCCGAACACCCGTGACGAACGATGCAAG TCGGCGAATTGGATAGCGGTGCATCGAGCCATCATGGCTATTAAAGATGTGGATGGAATGTTTTCTTCTTTGGATCCTGAATACTACGATATTCTCATGAA GTACTTGTATAGGGGTTTGTCCACCGGCGATCGGCCAACTTGCGATCAGTGCCTTCGGATACACGAAAAGTTGACAGAGAAAGCTGGGCTGGGCTGCATTTTACGTGCCCTCGCAGACACTGTGAATACCGTTTGA
- the LOC126686015 gene encoding uncharacterized protein LOC126686015 isoform X1, giving the protein MDNPRLQNGGSADPSRELDDIEAEANSYFHQMFSGQLTIDALVQMLARFKESPVQRERSIFECMIYNLFEEYMLFPKYPERQLKTAALLFGSVIQHQLVTDLNLGIALRGVLDALQKPPDSKMFVFGINALDQFLDRLIEWPQYCNHILQISHLRATHSNIVAFIELTLSRISSGHLESDVDNASTVHH; this is encoded by the exons ATGGATAATCCAAGGCTGCAGAATGGTGGCTCTGCAGATCCATCCCGTGAACTTGATGATATTGAGGCTGAAGCAAATTCTTATTTCCATCAAATGTTTTCTGGTCAGTTAACAATTGATGCTCTAGTTCAAATGCTTGCTCGATTCAAGGAATCACCTGTACAAAG GGAGCGGTCTATTTTTGAGTGCATGATTTACAATCTATTTGAGGAGTATATGCTCTTCCCCAAGTATCCTGAAAGACAATTAAAAACTGCTGCTCTTTTATTTG GTTCTGTTATCCAGCACCAGCTTGTAACTGATCTAAATCTTGGGATCGCACTACGTGGTGTTTTGGATGCACTACAGAAACCACCAGATTCCAAA ATGTTTGTCTTTGGGATCAATGCCTTGGATCAGTTTTTAGATCGCCTGATTGAGTGGCCACAATATTGCAATCATATCTTACAGATATCTCATTTGCGTGCAACTCATTCAAATATTGTTGCTTTCATCGAGCTGACACTTTCCAGGATCTCGTCTGGTCATTTGGAATCTGATGTAGACAATGCTTCCACTGTTCATCATTAA
- the LOC126686428 gene encoding uncharacterized protein LOC126686428 has translation MVFHLITQQRQNSNSQSKQNESLKFTDKTSSIMASSLKSHHQPLHNFSLPDLKWSINQTTGAATNHHPHRLRKSPHGETAVKTDNSDQKSKIFIRIKTKNTSSVNCVDNDDVDDDDHRHNDGGGDTEDQTSSPAAVGVEEVEETLTKTWNLRPRKPMTYNPPLGLLKAGSQEIKTQEPGRAELTRSLRNGNSESRAAATATAMAAGDKKDKEKKKVKFSIPLTKEEIEEDVYALTGLKPARRPKKRAKHVQKQLDCLFPGLWLASVTPEDYRVPDAPPKG, from the exons ATGGTGTTTCATTTAATCACACAACAACGACAAAATTCCAACTCACAGTCTAAACAGAACGAATCTTTAAAATTTACAGACAAAACCAGCAGCATTATGGCATCATCTTTGAAATCTCACCACCAACCACTTCATAACTTCTCATTACCCGACCTCAAATGGTCCATCAATCAAACCACCGGAGCCGCCACTAACCACCACCCGCATCGTTTACGTAAATCCCCTCACGGTGAAACCGCCGTGAAAACGGACAATTCTGATCAGAAATCAAAGATTTTCATTCGAATCAAGACTAAGAATACTTCCAGTGTCAACTGCGTTGATAATGATGACGTGGACGATGATGATCATCGTCATAACGATGGTGGTGGTGATACAGAGGATCAAACCTCATCTCCTGCGGCTGTTGGTGTGGAAGAGGTCGAGGAAACGTTGACTAAGACATGGAATTTGAGACCCAGAAAACCGATGACTTATAATCCTCCGTTAGGTTTATTAAAGGCTGGTTCACAGGAGATTAAAACTCAAGAACCTGGTCGAGCTGAGTTGACTCGGTCGCTACGGAATGGTAATAGTGAAAGTAGGGCGGCGGCGACAGCGACGGCGATGGCGGCGGGTGATAAGAAAGATAAGGAGAAGAAGAAGGTTAAATTTTCGATTCCTCTTACTAAAGAGGAGATTGAAGAGGATGTTTATGCTTTGACGGGATTAAAGCCGGCTAGAAGGCCGAAAAAGAGGGCTAAACATGTTCAGAAACAATTGGAT TGTTTGTTTCCTGGATTATGGTTGGCTTCTGTTACTCCTGAAGATTATAGAGTTCCTGATGCTCCTCCAAAG GGTTAG
- the LOC126686427 gene encoding uncharacterized protein LOC126686427 has translation MYFPYPYTQYYPQPQSSMMPHPGGIPINPPPRPLPPFTYPQPEYYAPPKRRRDEYDGAAAPGFGELEGPAPPKRLKTQDVIFRIVVPSRQIGKVIGKVGCRIQKIREETKATIKIADAIARHEERVIIISSKESDNAVSDAENALKKIAALILTEDDSPAEASAVVGAGHVAANTIRILIAGSQAGSLIGISGQNIEKLRNSSGASITVLAPNQLPLCASAHESDRVVQISGDVSIVLKAVEEIGCQLRVNPPKQVISISPTYNYGTIRPTQPYVDPTSAEYVTLEMMVSETMMGGLIGRCGSNISKIRNESGAVIKVHGGKGERKHRSIQFGGTAQQVALAKQRVDEYIYSQLVQQSGDGQAQQPLLGR, from the exons atgtaCTTTCCATACCCTTATACGCAATACTATCCGCAACCGCAATCGTCAATGATGCCGCACCCGGGCGGTATTCCGATCAATCCGCCTCCGCGGCCTCTGCCGCCTTTCACTTATCCACAACCGGAATACTACGCTCCGCCCAAGCGTCGCCGCGATGAGTACGACGGTGCAGCTGCCCCCGGATTTGGTGAGCTAGAAGGACCGGCACCGCCTAAACGCTTAAAAACGCAAGACGTTATATTCAGAATAGTAGTTCCGTCGAGGCAGATCGGTAAAGTTATCGGGAAAGTTGGGTGTCGCATTCAGAAGATTCGAGAAGAAACTAAAGCTACTATTAAAATAGCTGATGCCATTGCG CGTCATGAAGAGCGCGTGATAATTATAAGCTCGAAAGAGAGTGATAATGCTGTGTCTGATGCGGAGAATGCTCTTAAGAAAATAGCTGCTCTCATTCTAACA GAAGATGATAGTCCGGCGGAGGCGTCTGCGGTGGTTGGTGCAGGGCATGTGGCTGCAAACACTATACGAATCTTGATAGCGGGTTCCCAAGCCGGTTCTTTAATAGGGATATCTGGTCAAAATATTGAGAAATTAAGGAACTCGTCCGGTGCCTCCATTACTGTACTCGCTCCTAATCAGTTGCCTCTTTGCGCTTCTGCTCATGAATCTGACCGAGTTGTGCAG ATTTCAGGAGATGTGTCTATTGTGCTAAAGGCTGTAGAGGAAATTGGTTGTCAACTTAG GGTAAACCCACCTAAACAGGTGATTTCTATCAGTCCTACGTACAACTATGGAACAATACGACCTACTCAACCATATGTTGACCCAACTTCAG CTGAATACGTAACGTTGGAGATGATGGTCTCAGAGACAATGATGGGTGGTTTGATCGGAAGATGCGGCTCAAATATATCAAAGATTAGAAATGAGTCTGGAGCTGTAATCAAG GTACATGGTGGAAAAGGTGAAAGAAAACACAGGAGCATACAATTTGGTGGCACTGCTCAGCAG GTAGCATTGGCAAAGCAGAGGGTAGATGAATATATTTATTCACAATTGGTACAACAATCTGGCGATGGTCAAGCTCAACAGCCACT GTTGGGGAGATGA
- the LOC126686426 gene encoding uncharacterized protein LOC126686426, translating to MKMISRKSKRTRYSDSDFEDHDDLENGNLMMEEETSNEDDDDQEVEEEDDMEELNEEDGSEGEDDLENDNGKDNEMEDLEKDYKNLRNQELDILKNLTRHKEEDLLKGQAVKNQKALWDKILEFRFLLQKAFSASNRLPQNPVRSSFCDSDEGVGSAYADLITSSNKTLESLLGLQEALLEKNPSISQSSDVSSGKKHAQDSKKSDAESEKEWLQISEMHMRIASFRDKSIDKWQRKTRVTTGAAAIKSKLQAFNQDISAQVASYMRDPSRMTKQMQLSRSAVSVFGTVLEKPEITNGEESIPDGDPELLDDSEFYQQLLKEFFETIDPSSSEMAFYAMKKLRTKKRKIVDRRASKSRKIRYNVHDKIVSFMAPRPMNLPPTAPKLFENLFGLKTQQPASAV from the exons ATGAAAATGATATCAAGGAAGTCTAAAAGAACTAGATACAGTGACAGTGATTTTGAAGACCATGATGATTTGGAAAATGGGAACCTAATG ATGGAAGAAGAAACAAGTAATGAGGATGATGATGATCAAGAGGTAGAGGAGGAAGACGACATGGAAGAATTAAATGAGGAAGATGGAAGTGAAGGAGAGGATGATTTGGAGAATGATAACGGTAAAGATAATGAAATGGAAGACCTTGAGAAAGACTACAAGAATCTTCGTAATCAAGAGCT agATATATTGAAGAATCTCACACGCCATAAGGAGGAAGATCTTCTTAAAGGTCAAGCAGTCAAGAACCAAAAG GCTCTATGGGACAAAATTCTTGAGTTTAGGTTCTTACTTCAAAAAGCATTTTCAGCTTCAAATAGATTGCCACAG AATCCAGTTAGGTCTTCTTTTTGTGATTCAGATGAAGGAGTTGGGTCAGCTTATGCTGATTTGATAACCTCTTCTAATAAGACTTTGGAATCTTTGCTGGGATTACAAGAG GCTTTACTTGAAAAGAATCCATCTATTTCTCAGTCTTCCGATG tTTCTTCTGGCAAGAAGCATGCACAAGATTCTAAGAAATCAGATGCAGAAAGCGAGAAAGAGTGGTTACAAATTTCCGAAATGCACATGAG AATAGCATCTTTTCGGGACAAATCAATTGATAAATGGCAGAGAAAGACGCGCGTGACAACTGGTGCTGCTGCTATTAAAAGCAAATTGCAAGCCTTTAACCAG GATATTAGTGCACAAGTTGCTTCTTATATGAGGGATCCAAGTAGAATGACGAAGCAAATGCAGCTAAGCAGATCAGCAGTTAGCGTATTTGGAACA GTTCTTGAGAAGCCAGAGATTACAAATGGAGAG GAATCAATCCCTGATGGAGATCCTGAACTTCTTGACGATTCTGAATTTTATCAGCAATTGCTAAAGGAATTCTTCGAGACAATTGACCCCTCATCTTCTG AGATGGCTTTCTATGCTATGAAAAAACTGCGaactaaaaagagaaaaattgttGATAGGCGCGCCTCTAAGAGTCGCAAGATCAG GTACAATGTTCACGATAAGATTGTTAGTTTCATGGCTCCTCGACCCATGAACCTTCCTCCTACGGCACCCAAGTTATTTGAGAATTTGTTTGGACTCAAGACCCAACAGCCAGCTTCTGCAGTGTAG